In Gossypium hirsutum isolate 1008001.06 chromosome D06, Gossypium_hirsutum_v2.1, whole genome shotgun sequence, one genomic interval encodes:
- the LOC107900071 gene encoding uncharacterized protein, whose translation MGIDLALREEQLAPLIAASTPDAKRDFKRWDHSNRIILMIMKHNIIEAFRGTESEEITQAKCFLHEIEKCFAKKDKVKMTLLLTCLMSMKYKGQGNMMEYIMEMFHVASRLKALKIEISKKLLILMVSVSLLTQFNQFKNSYNCKREKWTLNELISHYVQEEERLKHDKSKNVHLAYTHSVA comes from the coding sequence ATGGGCATAGACCTTGCATTAAGGGAAGAACAACTTGCACCTCTCATTGCAGCAAGCACCCCTGATGCCAAAAGGGATTTTAAGAGGTGGGATCATTCAAACCGCATAATtctaatgatcatgaagcacaacattatagaagcctttaggggcacagAATCTGAAGAGATTACTCAAGCCAAGTGTTTCCTTCACGAAATTGAGAAATGTTTTGCCAAAAAAGATAAGGTTAAGATGACATTACTTCTGACTTGtttgatgtctatgaagtataagggtcaaggaaacaTGATGGAGTATATTATGGAGATGTTCCATGTTGCTTCAagacttaaggcacttaagatcgAGATTTCTAAGAAATTGCTTATTCTTATGGTTTCGGTATCACTTCTTACAcagtttaaccaatttaaaaataGTTACAATTGTAAAAGAGAGAAATGGACTCTAAATGAGCTAATTTCTCATTATGTGcaagaagaagaaaggttgaagcatGATAAGTCGAAAAATGTTCATTTGGCCTATACCCATTCGGTCGCTTGA